Proteins co-encoded in one Armatimonadota bacterium genomic window:
- the tgt gene encoding tRNA guanosine(34) transglycosylase Tgt: protein MVFEVLHEPRPGGPRLGRLHTAHGAVDTPAFMPVGTNGTVKALTPEEVAEAGAQMILANAFHLYLRPGVAVVERAGGLHAFMGWPGPILTDSGGYQVFSLARMRRVDDDGVTFQSPIDGSTHRFTPELVVEIQQRLGADVLMPLDHLLGYPAPPGEDRAALERTLRWAERSRAHHAGAGLLFGIVQGAFSPALRVEAARRLAALDFPGYAIGGLSVGEPADLMYELLEATVAALPAARPRYLMGVGSVPALLAGIARGVDLFDCALPTRVARTGVVFTATGRLNLRNAAFRTDLAPPDPDCPCRVCARTTRAYLRHLFAADEMLGPRLATYHNVFFLQRLVGQARAAIAAGTYASWQAAVLARYRSAW, encoded by the coding sequence ATGGTCTTCGAGGTGCTGCACGAGCCCCGTCCCGGCGGGCCGCGGCTGGGACGCCTGCACACGGCCCACGGCGCCGTGGACACGCCGGCCTTCATGCCGGTGGGCACCAACGGCACGGTCAAGGCCCTGACGCCCGAGGAAGTGGCCGAGGCGGGCGCCCAGATGATCCTGGCCAACGCCTTCCACCTCTACCTGCGTCCCGGCGTCGCCGTGGTCGAGCGCGCCGGCGGCCTCCACGCCTTCATGGGGTGGCCGGGGCCGATCCTCACCGACAGCGGCGGCTACCAGGTGTTCAGCCTGGCCCGCATGCGGCGTGTGGACGACGATGGCGTGACGTTCCAGTCGCCCATCGACGGGAGCACGCACCGCTTCACGCCCGAGCTGGTCGTGGAGATCCAGCAGCGGCTGGGCGCGGACGTGCTCATGCCCCTGGACCACCTGCTGGGCTACCCTGCGCCGCCTGGCGAGGACCGCGCGGCCCTGGAGCGCACCCTGCGCTGGGCCGAGCGGTCCCGGGCCCATCACGCGGGTGCGGGGCTGCTGTTTGGCATCGTCCAGGGAGCGTTCAGCCCGGCGCTGCGGGTCGAGGCCGCGCGCCGGCTGGCCGCCCTGGACTTCCCCGGGTACGCCATCGGGGGGCTGTCCGTCGGCGAACCGGCCGACCTGATGTACGAGCTGCTGGAGGCCACGGTGGCCGCGCTGCCGGCGGCGCGGCCGCGCTACCTCATGGGTGTGGGCTCCGTGCCCGCCCTGCTGGCGGGGATTGCGCGGGGCGTCGACCTCTTCGACTGCGCGCTGCCCACCCGGGTGGCCCGCACCGGCGTGGTCTTCACGGCGACCGGCCGCCTCAACCTGCGCAACGCGGCCTTCCGCACGGACCTGGCGCCGCCGGATCCCGACTGCCCTTGCCGGGTCTGCGCCCGCACCACCCGCGCGTACCTGCGGCACCTGTTTGCGGCCGACGAGATGCTGGGGCCCCGGCTCGCCACGTACCACAACGTCTTCTTCCTCCAGCGGCTCGTGGGGCAGGCCCGGGCGGCCATCGCGGCGGGCACGTACGCCTCCTGGCAGGCGGCGGTGCTGGCGCGCTATCGGAGCGCCTGGTAG
- a CDS encoding Glu/Leu/Phe/Val dehydrogenase: protein MALRQFVQVAQRLGLKRGIQQYLMVPERELTVTFPVKMDDGSVRVFVGYRVHHSLVLGPTKGGIRYHPAVSLNEVRALAMWMTWKCSLMNLPYGGAKGGVVVDPHTLSRGELERLTRRYAAEISVVMHPHGDIPAPDVGTNAQVMAWIMDTYSMHRGHSIPAVVTGKPVVIGGSVGRAEATGRGVMLVAREAARLFGLPWEGATVAVQGFGNVGSVAARLLQEAGCRVVAVSDVRGGIYADRGLDIAAVAQHAAATGSVVGFPGAASISNAELLELPVTILVPAALEGQITAANAGRVRARMIVEGANGPTTPEADAVLARNGVVVVPDILANAGGVVVSYFEWVQDLQAFFWDEAEINRRLERLMVQALHQVVATARASGLDLRQAALQRAVQRVADALAVRGIYP, encoded by the coding sequence ATGGCGCTGCGCCAGTTCGTGCAGGTTGCGCAGCGCCTGGGCCTGAAGCGGGGCATCCAGCAGTACCTGATGGTGCCGGAGCGGGAGCTGACGGTCACCTTCCCCGTGAAGATGGACGATGGGTCGGTGCGGGTCTTTGTGGGATACCGCGTGCACCACAGCCTGGTGCTCGGCCCCACCAAGGGGGGCATCCGGTACCATCCCGCGGTGTCCCTCAACGAGGTACGGGCCCTGGCCATGTGGATGACGTGGAAGTGCTCGCTCATGAACCTGCCCTACGGCGGAGCGAAGGGCGGCGTCGTCGTCGACCCGCACACCCTGTCGCGCGGGGAGCTCGAGCGCCTGACCCGACGGTACGCGGCCGAGATCTCGGTCGTCATGCATCCCCACGGCGACATCCCGGCGCCCGACGTCGGCACCAACGCCCAGGTGATGGCGTGGATCATGGACACCTACAGCATGCACCGCGGCCACTCGATCCCCGCCGTGGTCACCGGCAAGCCGGTGGTCATCGGCGGGTCGGTGGGGCGCGCGGAGGCCACCGGCCGCGGGGTGATGCTCGTCGCCCGGGAGGCCGCGCGCCTGTTCGGCCTCCCCTGGGAGGGCGCCACGGTCGCGGTGCAGGGGTTCGGGAACGTTGGATCGGTGGCCGCGCGCCTGCTGCAGGAGGCGGGCTGTCGCGTGGTAGCCGTCAGCGACGTCCGGGGCGGCATCTACGCCGACCGCGGACTCGACATCGCCGCGGTGGCACAGCACGCGGCGGCCACGGGCTCGGTGGTGGGCTTCCCCGGCGCGGCGTCCATCAGCAACGCCGAGTTGCTGGAGCTGCCGGTGACGATCCTGGTGCCCGCCGCGCTGGAAGGGCAGATCACCGCGGCCAACGCCGGCCGCGTTCGCGCGCGCATGATCGTCGAGGGCGCCAACGGCCCCACGACGCCCGAGGCCGACGCGGTGCTGGCCCGTAACGGCGTCGTGGTGGTGCCCGACATCCTCGCCAACGCCGGAGGCGTGGTCGTCTCGTACTTCGAGTGGGTCCAGGACCTCCAGGCGTTCTTCTGGGACGAGGCCGAGATCAACCGACGGCTGGAGCGGCTGATGGTGCAGGCCCTGCACCAGGTCGTCGCGACCGCCCGCGCCAGCGGCCTGGACCTGCGGCAGGCCGCGCTGCAGCGGGCGGTCCAGCGCGTCGCCGACGCCCTGGCGGTGCGCGGCATCTACCCGTGA
- the queA gene encoding tRNA preQ1(34) S-adenosylmethionine ribosyltransferase-isomerase QueA, producing MRLEEFDYALPPELIAQRPAVPRDAARLLVVDRATGALAHRTFCEIGDYLRAGDVLVVNDTRVLPARLRGHRPTGGAVELLLLRPTADHAAWEALVRPGRRLPPGSVVHVGGHPVVVGERLPDGRRLVRAAAGDDLAALMRRYGEPPLPPYIHQPLVSPEEYQTVYARADGAVAAPTAGLHFTPALLASLQAQGIAVVALTLHIGLGTFQRVAAADVASHRMHPEYYTLSPAAASAINGRRGRLVAVGTSTVRALETAVDTDGQVRPGEGWTELFIAPGHRFRAVEALVTNFHLPRTTLLMLVCAFAGREVILRAYDEAIRARYRFYSFGDAMLIV from the coding sequence ATGCGACTGGAGGAGTTCGACTACGCGCTGCCGCCGGAGCTGATCGCGCAACGCCCGGCGGTGCCCCGTGACGCAGCGCGCTTGCTGGTCGTCGACCGCGCCACCGGGGCCCTGGCCCACCGGACGTTCTGCGAGATCGGCGACTACCTGCGTGCGGGCGACGTGCTGGTGGTCAACGACACCCGTGTGCTCCCGGCCCGGCTGCGCGGCCACCGGCCCACGGGTGGGGCCGTGGAGTTGCTGTTGCTGCGTCCCACTGCAGACCACGCCGCGTGGGAAGCGCTGGTGCGACCGGGCCGGCGGCTCCCGCCGGGGTCGGTGGTGCACGTCGGCGGGCACCCGGTCGTCGTGGGCGAGCGGCTGCCCGATGGCCGGCGCCTGGTGCGCGCGGCCGCCGGTGACGACCTGGCCGCGCTGATGCGGCGGTACGGCGAGCCGCCCCTGCCGCCGTACATCCACCAGCCGCTGGTGTCCCCGGAGGAATACCAGACGGTGTACGCGCGCGCCGACGGAGCGGTGGCCGCACCCACCGCCGGCCTGCACTTCACGCCGGCGCTGCTGGCAAGCCTGCAGGCGCAGGGGATCGCGGTGGTGGCACTCACCCTGCACATCGGCCTGGGGACGTTCCAGCGGGTCGCCGCCGCCGACGTGGCGAGCCACCGGATGCACCCGGAGTACTACACGCTGTCCCCCGCTGCCGCCTCGGCCATCAACGGACGCCGGGGCCGGCTCGTGGCCGTGGGCACGTCCACGGTGCGGGCGCTGGAGACCGCGGTCGACACCGATGGCCAGGTGCGGCCGGGTGAGGGCTGGACCGAGCTGTTCATCGCGCCGGGGCACCGGTTCAGAGCCGTGGAGGCCCTCGTCACCAACTTCCACCTGCCGCGCACGACCCTGCTCATGCTGGTGTGCGCGTTCGCCGGGCGCGAGGTGATCCTCCGCGCGTACGACGAGGCGATCCGCGCCCGCTACCGGTTCTACTCGTTCGGCGACGCGATGCTGATCGTCTGA
- a CDS encoding SpoIID/LytB domain-containing protein: MRRIIDALNIAVPGRASPGVWMCLALVVAASAGGLAEGPAAAQPASGTVVRVGLLPAVDAATIGAEGPFDIVELPTGRRETAEGGRVQTRAVAQGIDLGGVVYAAPVRLVPRSGFLQVNGRPYRGVLELRRALQGGLAVINEVDLEEYLYGVVRSEMDPRWPPAALRAQAIAARSLALYWAGRFAAEGYDVRATTDSQVYGGVAAEDPRTTAAVDATRGLVMLYEGRPVFAAYHSDSGGATESSEYVWGTAQPYLRGVPDPYAQESPTSRWTVRADLGALEARLQRAGKTVAGLQRIEVAATSPSGRALLVRLHAATGATDVRGVDFRALLGVGVLRSTLFTVQPAGDGVVEFSGRGAGHGVGMSQWGARGQALQGRDYPDILRYYYTGVTIGTVP, encoded by the coding sequence GTGCGCCGGATCATCGATGCGCTGAACATCGCTGTGCCCGGCCGGGCGTCTCCCGGCGTCTGGATGTGCCTGGCGCTGGTCGTCGCGGCAAGCGCAGGTGGTCTTGCGGAGGGACCGGCTGCGGCGCAGCCCGCCAGCGGCACGGTCGTCCGGGTGGGGTTGCTGCCTGCCGTGGACGCGGCGACGATCGGCGCCGAGGGGCCGTTCGACATCGTTGAGCTGCCCACCGGTCGGCGCGAGACGGCAGAAGGCGGCCGCGTGCAGACACGAGCCGTCGCCCAGGGCATCGACCTGGGCGGGGTGGTCTACGCCGCCCCGGTGCGGCTGGTCCCCCGCAGCGGCTTCTTGCAGGTCAACGGGCGGCCGTACCGGGGCGTGCTGGAGCTGCGCCGCGCCCTCCAGGGCGGGCTGGCCGTGATCAACGAGGTCGACCTGGAAGAGTACCTGTACGGCGTGGTTCGCAGCGAGATGGATCCGCGCTGGCCGCCGGCCGCGCTGCGCGCGCAGGCGATCGCCGCCCGGTCGCTGGCCCTCTACTGGGCGGGGCGCTTCGCCGCCGAGGGCTACGACGTGCGGGCCACCACCGACTCGCAGGTCTACGGCGGCGTGGCGGCTGAGGACCCGCGCACGACGGCGGCGGTGGACGCGACGCGCGGCCTGGTGATGCTGTACGAGGGACGCCCGGTGTTCGCCGCCTACCACAGCGACTCGGGCGGCGCCACCGAGAGCAGCGAGTACGTGTGGGGCACGGCGCAGCCCTACCTGCGGGGCGTGCCCGATCCGTACGCGCAGGAGTCGCCGACCTCCCGCTGGACGGTGCGTGCGGACCTGGGCGCCCTCGAAGCGCGGCTCCAGCGCGCGGGCAAGACGGTGGCGGGGTTGCAGCGGATCGAGGTGGCGGCGACGAGCCCGTCGGGCCGCGCGCTGCTGGTCCGTCTGCACGCCGCGACCGGGGCCACGGACGTGCGCGGTGTCGACTTCCGCGCGCTCCTGGGGGTTGGCGTGCTGCGCAGCACGCTGTTCACCGTGCAGCCGGCGGGTGATGGCGTCGTGGAGTTCAGCGGCCGCGGCGCCGGGCACGGGGTGGGCATGAGCCAGTGGGGCGCGCGCGGCCAGGCTCTCCAGGGCCGCGACTACCCGGACATCCTGCGGTACTACTACACCGGCGTGACCATCGGGACCGTGCCCTGA
- a CDS encoding DUF2905 family protein: MDELTPFASLGRVLVVVGVVLVVAGLAFTLLPRLPRVPGDIVIQRPHLTVYVPIGTMILVSVLLTVLLNLLFRR; this comes from the coding sequence ATGGACGAGCTGACCCCGTTCGCCTCGCTGGGCCGCGTGCTGGTGGTCGTGGGCGTGGTACTGGTGGTGGCCGGGCTGGCGTTCACGCTGCTGCCGCGCCTGCCAAGGGTCCCGGGCGACATCGTCATCCAGCGGCCCCACCTCACCGTCTACGTGCCCATTGGCACCATGATCCTGGTCAGCGTGCTGCTGACGGTGCTGCTCAACCTGCTCTTCCGCCGGTAG
- the ruvB gene encoding Holliday junction branch migration DNA helicase RuvB, translating into MTRHRLDPQSVEEEQVLRSLRPQTLDECIGQQRVIEGLRISIEAARARGEAVDHVLLHGPPGLGKTTLAGVIAHEMGAELVTTSGPALERGGDLMGILTNLNAGDVLFIDEIHRLSRSVEELLYPAMEDFCVNFVLDRGQHARTLRYRLRPFTLIGATTRAGLLSSPLRERFGILHHLDFFAVDELTRIVQRSAQILQVPIEPDGAVEIARRSRGTPRIANRLLRRVRDFAQVRAGGVITLAVAREALEFEGVDHLGLDALDRELLRTLIQTYQGGPAGIEALAASLHEDVETLEEVVEPFLLKAGLIVRTPSGRRATAAAYAHLGLEPPEALRTSGQQGSLWTS; encoded by the coding sequence GTGACGCGACACCGGCTCGACCCGCAGAGCGTCGAGGAGGAGCAGGTGCTCCGCAGCCTGCGCCCGCAGACCCTGGACGAGTGCATCGGCCAGCAGCGCGTCATCGAGGGCCTGCGCATCAGCATCGAGGCGGCCCGGGCCCGGGGCGAGGCGGTCGACCACGTCCTGCTCCACGGCCCGCCCGGGCTGGGCAAGACCACGCTGGCAGGGGTCATCGCCCACGAGATGGGGGCCGAGCTCGTGACCACCAGCGGGCCGGCGCTCGAGCGCGGGGGCGACCTGATGGGCATCCTGACCAACCTCAACGCCGGCGACGTGCTCTTCATCGACGAGATCCACCGCCTGTCCCGCAGCGTGGAGGAGCTGCTCTACCCGGCCATGGAGGACTTCTGCGTGAACTTCGTGCTCGACCGCGGCCAGCACGCCCGCACGCTGCGCTACCGGCTGCGGCCGTTCACGCTGATCGGGGCCACCACCCGGGCGGGGCTGCTCTCGTCGCCGTTGCGCGAGCGCTTTGGGATCCTCCACCACCTGGACTTCTTCGCGGTGGACGAGCTCACGCGCATCGTGCAGCGGTCGGCACAGATCCTCCAGGTGCCGATCGAGCCCGACGGCGCCGTGGAGATCGCCCGGCGGTCGCGGGGCACGCCCCGGATCGCCAACCGGTTGCTGCGGCGCGTGCGTGACTTCGCCCAGGTGCGCGCCGGGGGCGTCATCACCCTGGCGGTCGCGCGCGAGGCGCTGGAGTTCGAGGGCGTCGACCACCTGGGGCTCGATGCCCTGGACCGCGAACTGCTGCGCACCCTGATCCAGACCTACCAGGGTGGGCCCGCCGGGATCGAGGCCCTGGCAGCCTCCCTGCACGAGGACGTCGAGACGCTGGAGGAGGTGGTGGAACCCTTCCTGCTCAAGGCCGGGTTGATCGTGCGCACGCCCAGTGGCCGCCGCGCCACCGCGGCAGCGTACGCGCACCTCGGCCTGGAGCCGCCCGAGGCCCTGCGGACCTCGGGCCAGCAGGGGAGCCTATGGACGAGCTGA
- the ruvA gene encoding Holliday junction branch migration protein RuvA, translating into MIGYLRGRVRRRRDGTILVDAGGVGYEVALPPVVEAQLPAGDDVEVELFVSYQATPNQPRPVLVGFLREVEQEFFERFLTVEGLGPTKAVRAMVRPVHEIADAIERRDVAFLRRLPGIGSRTAEKVVAALHGKMGKYALLREEVPPQPAPADFKEEVVQVLTRQLGHRLAEARRMVNEALRRAPHLDSAEALFQEVYRLQREATA; encoded by the coding sequence ATGATCGGGTACCTGCGCGGCCGCGTGCGCCGCCGGCGCGACGGGACGATCCTGGTCGACGCCGGCGGGGTGGGCTACGAGGTGGCCCTGCCCCCGGTGGTGGAGGCCCAGCTGCCCGCGGGCGACGACGTCGAGGTGGAGCTCTTCGTGTCCTACCAGGCCACGCCCAACCAGCCCAGGCCCGTACTGGTCGGGTTCCTGCGGGAAGTCGAGCAGGAGTTCTTCGAGCGCTTCCTGACCGTCGAGGGACTGGGGCCGACCAAGGCCGTGCGCGCCATGGTCCGGCCGGTGCACGAGATCGCCGATGCCATCGAGCGCCGCGACGTGGCCTTCCTGCGGCGGCTGCCCGGCATCGGCAGCCGCACGGCGGAGAAGGTGGTGGCGGCGCTGCACGGGAAAATGGGGAAGTACGCCCTGTTGCGGGAGGAGGTCCCGCCGCAGCCGGCGCCGGCCGACTTCAAGGAGGAGGTCGTCCAGGTGCTGACGCGCCAGCTCGGGCACCGCCTGGCGGAGGCCCGCCGCATGGTGAACGAAGCGCTCCGCCGGGCGCCCCACCTCGACTCGGCCGAGGCCCTGTTCCAGGAAGTCTACCGGCTCCAGCGGGAGGCGACGGCGTGA
- a CDS encoding crossover junction endodeoxyribonuclease RuvC encodes MTLAPPLRRTFVAVAPFSSHGGVVLGCDPGLRATGYAALRAEAGQPVVVETGVLATAGRDLGARLLQLHRDVEALLRDLRPELLVLEDVFAHARFPRTAVVLGHVRGVLCAAAAAAGVRTVALAPAAVKYAVTGSGRASKAQVQTALRRLLRVGAIRNGHAADALALAYTGLLRLGAIRG; translated from the coding sequence ATGACGCTGGCGCCGCCGCTCCGTCGCACCTTCGTCGCCGTTGCGCCATTTTCGTCCCACGGCGGCGTCGTCCTGGGGTGCGACCCCGGCCTGCGGGCCACCGGCTACGCGGCGCTGCGGGCCGAGGCGGGCCAGCCGGTGGTGGTGGAGACGGGCGTGCTGGCCACCGCAGGACGCGACCTGGGCGCCCGGCTGCTCCAGCTCCACCGCGACGTCGAGGCGCTGCTGCGCGACCTGCGCCCCGAGCTCCTCGTGCTCGAGGACGTTTTCGCGCACGCGCGGTTCCCGCGGACGGCCGTCGTGCTCGGGCACGTCCGTGGCGTGCTCTGCGCCGCCGCGGCGGCGGCGGGAGTCCGCACGGTGGCCCTGGCGCCGGCCGCCGTCAAGTACGCCGTGACGGGCTCGGGACGGGCGAGCAAGGCGCAGGTGCAGACCGCACTGCGCCGCCTGCTGCGGGTGGGCGCGATCCGCAACGGCCACGCGGCCGACGCGCTGGCCCTGGCGTACACAGGACTGCTGCGGCTCGGGGCGATCCGCGGATGA
- a CDS encoding YebC/PmpR family DNA-binding transcriptional regulator produces MSGHSKWHNIRIKKQKMDLVRGKLFSKISREISVAAKEGGSNPEANARLRAAIERARDAGMPNDNIQRAIQRGAGELAGTHYETVYYEGFAPGGVAVLVEALTDNRNRTAGEVRAVFSRHGGNLGGSVAWMFERHGTVVVARNGLTEDDVLLAAMEVGGEDVRATDEGFEIITRPEETFRVKQALAERGLAVTAAEIRMTPKTTVRVEGKDAQAVLRLLEALEDLDDVQHVYANFDIPDEILQQVG; encoded by the coding sequence ATGTCCGGCCATTCCAAGTGGCACAACATCCGCATCAAGAAGCAGAAGATGGACCTGGTGCGCGGCAAGCTGTTCAGCAAGATCTCGCGGGAGATCAGCGTGGCGGCCAAGGAAGGCGGGAGCAACCCCGAGGCCAACGCGCGGTTGCGCGCCGCCATCGAACGCGCCCGCGACGCGGGCATGCCCAACGACAACATCCAGCGGGCGATCCAGCGTGGTGCCGGCGAGCTGGCCGGGACCCACTACGAGACCGTCTACTACGAGGGCTTCGCGCCCGGGGGTGTGGCGGTGCTGGTGGAGGCCCTCACCGACAACCGCAACCGGACCGCCGGCGAGGTCCGCGCGGTCTTCAGCCGCCACGGCGGCAACCTGGGTGGGTCGGTGGCGTGGATGTTCGAGCGGCACGGCACCGTGGTCGTCGCGCGCAACGGCCTCACCGAGGACGACGTGCTGCTGGCCGCCATGGAGGTCGGCGGGGAAGACGTGCGCGCCACCGACGAGGGGTTCGAGATCATCACCCGGCCCGAGGAGACGTTCCGCGTGAAGCAGGCGCTGGCCGAGCGCGGCCTGGCGGTGACGGCTGCCGAGATCCGCATGACGCCCAAGACCACGGTGCGGGTGGAGGGCAAGGACGCCCAGGCGGTACTGCGCCTGCTGGAGGCGCTGGAGGACCTGGACGACGTCCAGCACGTGTACGCCAACTTCGACATCCCGGACGAGATCCTGCAGCAGGTAGGTTGA
- a CDS encoding penicillin-binding protein 1A, producing MVLALIGAVALVGGGVALGVAVAVGRQVHDVSRLYAPPSQTTRIYAENGELIASLYRENRRIVPLAAIPLTLQQAVIAIEDERFYAHRGVDPRGIARAVWRNLREGQVVEGGSTITQQLARNLFLSQERAFSRKVAEMLLAVEIERRLTKDEILERYLNLVYFGQGAYGVEMAAQVYFGKSARDLTLAEAALLAGLIRAPSVYSPYRNLALARARQALVLQRMVQLGYITPAQAAAARAAPIQLAPASNAGLVGIRAPYFVSFILTRLLETYGEDLVYKGGLQVYTTLDPRLQALAEQAVRRGLEAAARRRLNATQAALVALDPRTGAIRAMIGGADFARSQFNRAWQARRQPGSAFKVFVYTTAIARGIPPTRILEDAPVTYRIPGAPPWTPKNYDGKFSGPVTLRRALEQSINVPAARMIAELGPAAVVETARKMGIESRLEPVLSLALGSADVTPLEMSAAFAALANGGLRVHPLAILKVTDARGKVLEEHRPRRELALEPDVAYVMTDLLKGVIERGTGRAAAIGRPAAGKTGTTDDYRNAWFVGYTPYLSTAVWVGNDDNTPMRRVVGGGLPAEIWAAFMKPATQPHPPDDWTPPEGVVVTTVCAGSWQLATPACPHPRREVFTRASAPSHSEPPPEQPGAEAAPLVVLQPREGEPLTPPFVIAGTSAPGAMVTIAVAARTDGGLQKLVEVSMQTDAAGRFSYEFTPAVRSPGTRYVVTVSALALSGARASRSVLVGLP from the coding sequence GTGGTGCTGGCACTGATCGGCGCCGTGGCGCTGGTCGGCGGCGGCGTGGCGCTGGGCGTGGCGGTGGCGGTCGGGCGCCAGGTCCACGACGTCTCCCGGCTCTACGCGCCGCCCAGTCAGACCACGCGCATCTACGCCGAGAACGGCGAGCTGATCGCCTCCCTGTACCGCGAGAACCGGCGCATCGTGCCGCTGGCCGCGATCCCCCTGACGCTGCAGCAGGCCGTGATCGCCATCGAGGACGAGCGGTTCTACGCCCACCGGGGCGTCGACCCGCGCGGCATCGCCCGGGCGGTGTGGCGCAACCTGCGGGAGGGGCAGGTGGTGGAGGGCGGGAGCACCATCACCCAGCAGCTGGCCCGCAACCTCTTCCTCAGCCAGGAGCGGGCCTTCTCCCGTAAGGTCGCCGAGATGCTGCTGGCCGTCGAGATCGAACGGCGTCTCACCAAGGACGAGATCCTGGAACGCTACCTCAACCTGGTCTACTTCGGGCAGGGCGCGTACGGCGTGGAGATGGCGGCCCAGGTCTACTTCGGGAAGTCGGCCCGGGACCTCACGCTGGCCGAGGCGGCCCTCCTGGCCGGCCTGATCCGTGCGCCGTCGGTCTACTCACCCTACCGCAACCTGGCGCTGGCCAGGGCGCGTCAGGCGCTGGTGCTGCAGCGCATGGTGCAGCTGGGCTACATCACCCCGGCGCAGGCCGCCGCGGCGCGCGCCGCGCCGATCCAGCTGGCGCCGGCGTCCAACGCCGGGCTCGTCGGCATCCGCGCGCCCTACTTCGTCTCGTTCATCCTCACCAGGCTGCTGGAGACCTACGGCGAGGACCTGGTCTACAAGGGCGGACTGCAGGTGTACACCACGCTCGATCCCCGCCTCCAGGCCCTGGCCGAGCAGGCCGTGCGCCGCGGCCTGGAGGCCGCGGCGCGGCGGCGCCTGAACGCCACGCAGGCAGCCCTGGTCGCCCTCGATCCGCGCACCGGCGCGATCCGCGCCATGATCGGGGGCGCCGACTTCGCCCGCTCGCAGTTCAACCGCGCCTGGCAGGCGCGCCGCCAGCCGGGGTCGGCGTTCAAAGTTTTCGTGTACACCACGGCCATCGCCCGCGGGATCCCCCCCACTCGCATCCTGGAGGACGCCCCCGTCACCTACCGCATCCCCGGTGCCCCGCCGTGGACTCCGAAGAACTACGACGGGAAGTTCTCCGGGCCGGTGACGCTGCGCCGGGCGCTGGAGCAGTCGATCAACGTGCCTGCCGCGCGCATGATCGCCGAACTGGGACCCGCCGCGGTGGTGGAGACCGCCCGGAAGATGGGGATCGAGAGCCGGCTTGAGCCGGTGCTCTCGCTTGCCCTGGGGTCGGCCGACGTCACGCCCCTGGAGATGAGCGCGGCGTTCGCCGCGCTGGCGAACGGCGGATTGCGGGTGCACCCGCTGGCGATCCTGAAGGTCACCGACGCCCGCGGCAAGGTGCTGGAAGAGCACCGGCCGCGCCGCGAGCTGGCCCTGGAGCCCGACGTGGCGTACGTGATGACCGACCTCCTCAAGGGCGTCATCGAACGGGGCACCGGCCGCGCCGCGGCCATCGGCCGTCCCGCGGCGGGCAAGACCGGCACGACCGACGACTACCGCAACGCCTGGTTCGTCGGGTACACCCCCTACCTGTCCACCGCGGTCTGGGTCGGCAACGACGACAACACCCCCATGCGGCGGGTCGTGGGCGGGGGCCTGCCGGCCGAGATCTGGGCGGCGTTCATGAAGCCGGCGACGCAGCCCCATCCGCCCGACGACTGGACGCCGCCCGAGGGCGTGGTGGTGACGACGGTGTGCGCGGGTTCGTGGCAGCTGGCCACCCCGGCGTGCCCGCACCCGCGCCGCGAGGTTTTCACCCGGGCGTCCGCGCCGTCGCACAGCGAGCCACCGCCGGAGCAGCCCGGCGCCGAGGCCGCGCCGCTGGTCGTCCTCCAGCCGCGCGAGGGCGAGCCCCTGACTCCGCCCTTCGTCATCGCCGGCACGTCGGCGCCCGGCGCCATGGTGACCATCGCGGTGGCGGCGCGGACCGACGGCGGTCTGCAGAAGCTCGTGGAAGTGTCCATGCAGACCGACGCCGCCGGTCGGTTCAGCTACGAGTTCACGCCCGCCGTCCGTTCCCCCGGCACGCGCTACGTCGTCACCGTCTCGGCCCTGGCCCTCTCCGGCGCGCGCGCGTCCCGCTCGGTGCTGGTCGGCCTTCCCTGA